Proteins encoded by one window of Thermobaculum terrenum ATCC BAA-798:
- a CDS encoding LysR substrate-binding domain-containing protein, whose amino-acid sequence MNLNQLRVLVALINRGSYTAAAEQLHLSQPAVSQQIKALETACGVPVVERVDGKIVPTYAGEVLYRYAQSMLHIEEEAQHALAGIKAGVKGRFVVGANTTGGMYITPPLIAAYRKNHPETEIIFRIEGTESLLAALANRLLDLAIVGGPVTDKKLKAEPILPDRVVLITSPHHPLSSRQQIRAQDLANERFIIARYGSTTRRLIESRLRHKGVNLHIAMEMAGTEDIKKAVEAGLGVAMVSQWSVLREVAAGHLRQIEIVDLDIRRDYVMVTNPARYYTPAAEDFMDFVRQYAPQLKPSNILKSTPVTVP is encoded by the coding sequence ATGAATCTGAATCAGTTGCGTGTCCTGGTTGCACTTATCAATCGAGGTTCTTATACTGCAGCTGCTGAGCAACTGCATTTGAGCCAGCCTGCCGTTAGCCAACAAATCAAGGCCCTTGAAACTGCCTGCGGTGTACCCGTGGTGGAGCGGGTGGATGGAAAGATTGTGCCTACCTATGCAGGTGAAGTGCTCTATCGTTACGCTCAATCTATGCTCCATATAGAGGAAGAAGCTCAGCATGCACTTGCCGGTATAAAGGCAGGTGTAAAGGGTAGGTTTGTTGTAGGGGCTAATACTACCGGCGGCATGTATATAACCCCCCCGTTGATAGCAGCGTATCGCAAGAATCATCCGGAAACTGAGATTATATTTCGTATCGAAGGAACTGAGAGCCTACTGGCAGCTCTTGCCAACAGGTTGCTTGATCTGGCCATAGTTGGGGGGCCAGTAACTGATAAAAAGCTCAAAGCTGAACCCATACTTCCAGACCGAGTGGTACTTATAACCTCTCCTCACCACCCGCTTTCTAGCAGACAGCAGATAAGAGCGCAGGATCTTGCAAATGAGCGCTTTATAATAGCCCGTTATGGTTCTACTACTCGGCGGCTTATTGAAAGTCGTCTCAGGCATAAAGGGGTCAATCTGCATATAGCGATGGAGATGGCTGGTACGGAGGATATCAAGAAAGCCGTTGAAGCTGGACTTGGTGTAGCCATGGTGAGCCAATGGAGCGTACTAAGAGAGGTGGCAGCCGGGCACCTAAGGCAGATAGAAATAGTTGATCTTGATATTAGGCGGGATTACGTCATGGTGACTAACCCAGCTCGTTACTATACGCCAGCGGCAGAAGATTTTATGGATTTTGTCCGCCAATATGCGCCTCAGCTTAAGCCCTCAAATATCCTCAAGTCTACTCCTGTAACCGTTCCCTAG
- the rimM gene encoding ribosome maturation factor RimM (Essential for efficient processing of 16S rRNA) — MSLARLRRRPHPPDNYVIVGRILSPHGVRGEVKVEPITDNPERFKQLRQVYVGDALHKVVSVRVLPKFVLVRFEGMESPEQAKALSGMYLYIPKEQVMPLPEDTFYHFDLQGMEVVSTSGEPLGTLREILIREANDVFVVDHPRGEILIPAIKDVVKDVDLENRRLVVELIPGLLPWES; from the coding sequence GTGAGTCTGGCAAGGCTTAGGAGACGTCCACATCCACCTGATAACTATGTAATAGTTGGACGAATCCTCTCACCCCATGGGGTGAGAGGAGAAGTTAAAGTTGAACCTATAACTGACAACCCTGAGAGATTCAAACAGCTTAGACAGGTATACGTTGGGGATGCGCTGCATAAGGTGGTATCCGTACGTGTGCTGCCTAAGTTTGTGCTTGTCCGATTCGAGGGTATGGAATCACCCGAACAGGCTAAAGCTCTCTCTGGTATGTACCTGTATATTCCGAAAGAACAGGTCATGCCCTTGCCAGAAGATACCTTTTATCATTTTGATCTCCAAGGTATGGAAGTGGTTTCTACATCAGGAGAGCCTCTGGGTACGTTGCGCGAGATTTTGATCCGAGAAGCTAATGATGTATTTGTTGTGGATCATCCAAGGGGGGAGATTCTCATACCGGCTATTAAGGACGTAGTGAAGGATGTGGACCTTGAGAATAGACGTCTCGTAGTAGAATTGATTCCAGGGTTGTTGCCTTGGGAGAGCTAA
- a CDS encoding rod shape-determining protein, producing MRSPINALFGLFSRDLGIDLGTANTLVHVRGRGIVISEPSVVAIDKKTREVLAVGSEAKAMVGKTPANIVAVRPLKDGVIADIDIVEKMLRYFIERVHNGSIYPSRPRVVIGIPSGVTEVEKRAAKDAAIAAGAREAYTIEEPMAAGIGAGLPVNEPTGSMVVDIGGGTTEIAVISLGGIVINHSIRVGGDEIDEAIIQFARHECNLLIGERMAEAAKIVAGSAYPLEEERRVTLRGRDILTGLPKAVEVSSIDLREAIKGPVDEIVELVKLAVEETPPELIADIMEHGITLAGGGALLLGLDKRIAAETQMPVRIADDPLTCVARGTGKVVESLMEYQNALRAGQQMRRAAVTQ from the coding sequence ATGAGGTCTCCTATAAACGCACTATTCGGATTATTCAGTAGAGATCTTGGCATAGATCTAGGAACTGCAAATACTTTGGTTCACGTAAGAGGTAGAGGGATAGTAATTTCCGAGCCCTCTGTGGTAGCTATAGATAAAAAGACACGAGAGGTGCTTGCTGTAGGGTCTGAAGCCAAGGCCATGGTAGGCAAGACACCAGCAAATATAGTGGCTGTACGACCGCTCAAGGATGGTGTCATTGCTGATATCGATATCGTCGAGAAGATGCTCAGGTACTTCATTGAAAGGGTGCATAATGGCAGCATCTATCCATCAAGACCAAGAGTGGTGATCGGGATACCTAGTGGTGTGACGGAAGTCGAGAAGAGAGCTGCTAAAGATGCTGCCATCGCCGCCGGTGCCAGAGAGGCCTATACAATCGAGGAACCTATGGCTGCTGGTATTGGTGCTGGGCTTCCTGTAAACGAGCCTACTGGTAGTATGGTGGTGGACATAGGTGGTGGAACTACTGAGATAGCCGTCATCTCGTTGGGAGGGATTGTTATCAACCACTCTATAAGAGTGGGGGGAGATGAGATCGATGAGGCTATCATACAGTTCGCCCGTCATGAATGTAATCTTCTGATTGGCGAGAGAATGGCTGAGGCTGCCAAGATTGTTGCTGGCTCAGCTTATCCTTTGGAGGAAGAGCGTAGGGTCACTCTTAGAGGCAGAGATATACTTACCGGTCTACCAAAGGCTGTAGAGGTTTCTAGTATAGACCTTAGGGAAGCTATAAAAGGCCCAGTGGACGAGATTGTTGAGCTTGTCAAGTTAGCGGTCGAGGAGACACCTCCAGAGCTTATAGCCGATATTATGGAGCATGGGATAACTTTGGCGGGTGGAGGAGCCCTACTCCTCGGGCTCGATAAGAGGATAGCCGCTGAGACACAGATGCCTGTACGTATAGCTGACGATCCACTTACATGTGTAGCCCGAGGAACTGGCAAGGTAGTTGAGAGCTTGATGGAGTACCAAAATGCTCTAAGGGCTGGTCAGCAGATGCGTCGTGCCGCTGTTACTCAGTAA
- a CDS encoding response regulator transcription factor, producing MLKITPILILGPKSPIRDSCVQALSKHGIRPKVLESLYLLGNCFPDKGLIVVTSKNEQYQYLLSYCKELGTSFPIIAIIDSDDPEIRVNLLETGADDVLPADKIRSQLVPRIKAVLRRYGLVSWDSQCARITVGSITLNTQSHKVTVKGRDIKLSPTECKILQKLMLHADRIVPHADITSTVWGEDYNGNSEKLRVYIRQIRQKLCAQDPTIEIINHPGIGYMLSVNPTD from the coding sequence GTGCTCAAGATAACTCCGATCCTGATCCTAGGACCAAAATCACCAATAAGGGATAGCTGTGTACAGGCGCTAAGTAAGCATGGAATTAGACCCAAGGTATTAGAGAGCCTGTATCTCTTAGGGAATTGTTTTCCTGATAAAGGATTGATAGTTGTCACCTCAAAGAATGAGCAATATCAATACTTGCTTAGCTACTGTAAGGAACTGGGGACATCTTTTCCTATTATTGCCATCATAGATAGCGATGACCCCGAGATCAGAGTAAATCTCTTAGAGACTGGAGCTGATGACGTCCTGCCTGCAGATAAGATTAGATCACAACTGGTTCCCAGGATCAAGGCGGTTTTGAGAAGGTACGGTCTTGTATCATGGGACTCTCAATGTGCACGCATAACAGTAGGTAGTATTACCCTCAATACCCAAAGCCATAAAGTGACCGTTAAGGGCAGAGATATCAAGTTGTCCCCTACAGAGTGTAAGATACTCCAAAAACTGATGTTACACGCTGATAGAATAGTCCCTCACGCAGATATCACATCCACTGTGTGGGGTGAGGACTATAATGGCAATTCAGAGAAGCTAAGAGTCTATATTAGGCAAATAAGACAGAAGCTGTGCGCGCAAGATCCTACTATCGAGATAATTAATCACCCCGGCATAGGGTATATGCTCTCAGTAAATCCTACCGACTGA
- a CDS encoding type 1 glutamine amidotransferase — MELRICFLYGGLMNIYGDRGNVIALAKRAQWRGIAPIVKIINPGDPIDPDYFDVFVFGGGQDKEQYVAARDLQKLNGERLRVAVDYGAVVLAVCGGYQLLGLYYQPWNAPRIEGVGLINSYTIAGNERFIGNVIVDSPYGKLVGFENHSGLTYLGEGVEPLGEVLKGKGNNGTDGTEGVISGTVFGTYMHGPILPKNHLLTDHILGLALSRRYGKIELSKLDDTFEFLAHDIAAARPR; from the coding sequence ATGGAGCTAAGGATCTGCTTTCTTTATGGTGGCCTAATGAATATCTATGGGGATAGAGGTAATGTTATTGCGTTGGCAAAACGCGCTCAGTGGAGGGGGATAGCCCCCATTGTCAAGATTATAAATCCAGGTGATCCTATAGATCCTGATTATTTTGATGTATTCGTGTTTGGCGGCGGGCAGGACAAGGAACAATATGTAGCAGCTCGCGATCTTCAAAAGTTGAACGGCGAGAGACTAAGGGTGGCGGTAGATTACGGCGCAGTTGTGCTAGCAGTTTGTGGAGGATATCAACTGCTGGGATTATATTACCAGCCTTGGAATGCCCCTCGTATCGAGGGCGTTGGGCTAATAAACTCTTACACAATTGCTGGTAACGAGAGGTTTATAGGCAACGTTATCGTCGATTCCCCCTATGGAAAACTTGTGGGGTTTGAGAACCACAGTGGATTGACCTATCTGGGTGAAGGGGTAGAACCTCTTGGTGAGGTTTTAAAGGGTAAGGGTAATAATGGCACGGATGGAACGGAAGGGGTAATATCCGGAACTGTATTCGGCACCTATATGCATGGCCCTATACTCCCTAAGAACCACCTGCTTACAGACCACATCCTCGGCCTGGCTCTGAGCAGGAGGTATGGCAAAATAGAGCTAAGTAAACTGGATGATACCTTTGAGTTTCTTGCTCACGATATTGCTGCTGCCAGGCCCAGGTAA
- the mreC gene encoding rod shape-determining protein MreC: MTDARKGVTALALLAVVGLTLFLASSLRLTSPIADLADTLIGPVQRAVSSVGYFVDDFSASIISAGKLEQENKRLQQEILRLQAENAKLQSLQQENEELRQQLGFARARTDLKMLNAMVIARDPTAMHQYLVIDKGSADGVRVGQAVVHPGGALVGQIMNVEQHRSQVLLITDIDSSVSAEIARTQADGVLEGRWQRGGLLELRYIEVGKMPDGQPRVKAGDWVVTGHLGGIVPSGLLIGQVKSVKSSDSGLEQVAEVIPAVDVRSVDRVLVVSNK, from the coding sequence ATGACTGATGCTCGCAAGGGCGTAACAGCGCTTGCCTTGCTTGCTGTGGTTGGTCTGACTCTGTTTTTGGCCAGTAGCCTTAGGCTTACTTCCCCTATTGCCGATCTTGCGGATACGCTGATAGGCCCCGTTCAGAGAGCAGTATCTTCTGTTGGTTATTTTGTAGATGATTTCAGCGCCTCTATCATCTCTGCTGGAAAGCTCGAGCAGGAGAACAAAAGGTTGCAGCAGGAGATACTACGCCTCCAGGCAGAGAATGCTAAGCTGCAGAGCCTTCAGCAGGAAAATGAGGAGCTAAGGCAACAACTTGGATTTGCTCGAGCTAGGACAGATCTAAAGATGCTAAATGCTATGGTCATAGCTCGTGATCCAACAGCTATGCATCAGTATCTTGTCATTGATAAGGGCTCCGCCGATGGTGTGCGGGTCGGGCAAGCTGTTGTGCACCCTGGAGGAGCTCTTGTTGGTCAGATCATGAATGTTGAACAGCATCGATCTCAAGTGCTTTTGATCACAGATATAGATAGCTCCGTAAGCGCTGAGATAGCTAGAACCCAAGCTGATGGCGTTCTAGAGGGTAGGTGGCAGAGAGGAGGACTACTGGAACTAAGGTATATCGAAGTTGGTAAGATGCCTGATGGTCAGCCGAGAGTAAAAGCGGGTGATTGGGTAGTTACGGGGCATCTAGGGGGTATAGTTCCTAGCGGCCTTTTGATAGGGCAGGTAAAGTCGGTCAAAAGCTCCGACTCAGGGCTAGAGCAAGTAGCGGAAGTTATACCTGCGGTAGACGTGCGATCGGTAGATCGCGTGCTCGTAGTGAGCAATAAGTAA
- a CDS encoding Mur ligase family protein, which translates to MDLRLSLAILSAKLASKLIRASGRGGGTALPGLVAQRVHPDVVSRVSSRLEDGVFLVSGTNGKTTTSRIIAECFVKDGYKVLHNRSGSNLVRGIASSLVDNSRISGMPTAELAVFEVDEASLPGVLSCLTPRSILLTNLFRDQLDRYGEIDTVRKRWVEVISKLPSEVTLIVNADDPSLVSIARQVNCRVIYYGLNDNEVAMHDLPHAADAVFCPDCGGGLLYSSVYVSHMGNYCCLNCGFSRPALDYEARGIQFNGVRSVSFELHHSQSILHLDLPLPGLYNVYNALAACSLVMEAGVEAYLVEQTIRSFEAAFGRFERVKVGDKQIVLALIKNPVGCNEVLRMFSYDDSTDPILIAINDNFADGRDVSWLWDADFEMLASRNSPFVVSGIRGADMALRLKYAGVDPSNIHLVERLEDALDRSLSLTSSGGELRVMPTYTAMLDLRRIMSSRGWVDPYWED; encoded by the coding sequence TTGGATTTGAGGCTATCCTTAGCCATACTTAGCGCCAAACTTGCCAGCAAGTTGATTCGTGCCTCTGGTAGAGGCGGTGGTACCGCTTTGCCTGGCCTGGTAGCGCAAAGGGTACATCCTGATGTCGTCAGCCGTGTATCGAGTCGTTTAGAGGATGGTGTTTTCTTAGTGAGCGGCACGAACGGCAAAACTACGACTAGCAGAATAATTGCCGAATGCTTTGTGAAGGATGGTTATAAAGTTTTACATAATAGGTCTGGGAGCAACCTGGTCAGAGGAATAGCTTCCTCCTTAGTGGACAATTCCAGGATTTCGGGGATGCCTACCGCGGAGTTGGCGGTATTTGAGGTAGATGAAGCTTCTCTTCCTGGAGTCCTCTCCTGCCTGACACCAAGGTCTATTCTGCTCACTAACTTATTCCGCGATCAGCTCGATAGGTATGGTGAGATCGATACAGTGCGTAAACGCTGGGTCGAAGTCATATCTAAGCTACCAAGTGAAGTTACTCTTATAGTCAATGCCGATGATCCTTCGCTTGTATCGATTGCCCGTCAAGTAAACTGCAGGGTTATCTACTATGGTCTCAACGACAATGAAGTAGCAATGCACGATCTACCACATGCAGCGGATGCCGTATTTTGTCCCGACTGTGGTGGAGGCTTGCTGTATTCCTCTGTATATGTGTCCCATATGGGCAATTACTGTTGTCTCAATTGTGGTTTTAGCAGACCTGCCCTAGATTATGAGGCGAGAGGCATACAGTTCAATGGTGTAAGAAGCGTGAGTTTCGAGTTGCACCATTCCCAATCTATCTTGCATCTTGATCTACCACTTCCAGGTTTGTACAACGTCTACAATGCCTTGGCGGCATGTTCACTCGTTATGGAAGCAGGTGTAGAAGCATATTTGGTTGAGCAAACAATTCGTTCCTTTGAAGCGGCATTCGGTAGATTCGAGCGGGTCAAAGTAGGGGACAAACAAATAGTGCTTGCATTGATCAAGAATCCCGTGGGCTGTAACGAAGTCCTTAGAATGTTCTCTTACGATGATTCGACTGATCCGATATTGATTGCAATAAATGACAACTTTGCAGATGGTAGAGATGTATCTTGGTTATGGGATGCTGATTTTGAGATGCTAGCTTCCAGAAATAGTCCTTTTGTAGTCAGCGGGATTCGTGGCGCAGATATGGCCTTGCGCCTAAAGTACGCTGGTGTAGATCCCTCCAATATCCACTTGGTAGAGCGCCTAGAAGATGCTCTGGATAGGTCGCTCAGCCTGACCTCCTCCGGGGGTGAGCTTAGAGTAATGCCTACCTACACTGCCATGTTGGACCTTAGGAGGATAATGTCCTCCCGAGGATGGGTTGATCCATATTGGGAGGACTGA
- the rpsP gene encoding 30S ribosomal protein S16: MVRIRLRRMGAKKKPFYRIVVADARSPRDGRFIESIGYYNPLTEPTTIVIDEEKAKLWLSRGAQPTVIVKKLMRRQGILPSRESSGSEQSEQQAGE, from the coding sequence TTGGTCAGAATAAGGCTTCGCCGTATGGGTGCAAAAAAGAAGCCATTTTATAGAATAGTTGTTGCTGATGCCAGATCACCACGTGATGGTAGGTTCATAGAGTCTATTGGCTACTACAATCCACTCACTGAACCCACGACCATCGTGATAGACGAGGAGAAAGCCAAGCTTTGGCTGTCTAGGGGTGCTCAACCTACAGTCATCGTGAAGAAGCTAATGCGTCGCCAGGGAATTCTACCTTCTAGGGAGTCTTCTGGTTCGGAACAATCAGAGCAACAGGCAGGTGAATAG
- the gmk gene encoding guanylate kinase, with amino-acid sequence MDSNLPCNKPLLVVLSGPSGVGKDTVLQKMREMQIPMHYAITATTRPKRPGEIDGYHYYFLSVEEFKKKIEQGEFLEYANVYGNWYGSPKSPVIRALKEGKDVLLKLDVQGARSVRKDFPEALLLFLAPPSIEWLKYHLRARKTETPEKLRAREEAALEELKAADEFDYVVLNRDNDVESVVREIVEIINREKSSRCLGRPQESSVSR; translated from the coding sequence TTGGATTCTAACCTCCCATGTAACAAACCACTTTTGGTAGTACTATCTGGCCCATCTGGTGTGGGCAAAGATACTGTCCTGCAGAAGATGAGGGAAATGCAAATCCCTATGCATTATGCCATTACTGCTACTACCAGGCCCAAAAGGCCTGGAGAGATAGATGGTTATCATTACTACTTTTTATCCGTAGAGGAGTTCAAGAAGAAGATAGAGCAGGGAGAGTTTCTAGAGTACGCCAACGTATATGGTAACTGGTATGGATCTCCCAAATCGCCAGTTATTAGGGCACTGAAAGAAGGTAAGGACGTACTTCTTAAGCTTGATGTCCAGGGTGCACGTTCTGTACGCAAAGATTTTCCTGAAGCTTTACTGCTATTTCTAGCACCGCCAAGTATAGAATGGCTGAAATATCATCTGAGAGCTAGGAAAACAGAGACTCCGGAGAAGCTACGTGCTAGGGAGGAGGCAGCTCTAGAAGAATTGAAAGCTGCAGATGAATTCGACTACGTGGTGTTAAATCGTGATAATGATGTTGAGTCGGTAGTACGGGAGATAGTGGAGATAATCAACAGGGAGAAATCGTCTCGTTGCTTAGGAAGACCTCAGGAATCAAGCGTCAGTCGGTAG
- a CDS encoding 50S ribosomal protein L25/general stress protein Ctc yields the protein MTQENFTIKASKRELVGRSLNTLRKQGFVPAIVYGYGIDPTPVQVNAREFEHTLKRAGRTSLIDLQIDDSQTVKVFIQDVQVHPVKLNILHADFHAVNLEEEIETEVPIVLVGEPAAIRNNIGVLQRGLESLTVRAKPADIPHEIEINVEDLAEIDQTIYVADIKPSGNYKITSDPEEMVVKIVPVQLEPEEVTEEAEEEEQEQE from the coding sequence ATGACTCAGGAGAATTTTACTATAAAGGCCTCCAAGAGAGAGCTTGTAGGTCGCAGCCTGAATACACTTCGCAAGCAGGGATTCGTACCTGCTATAGTCTATGGATATGGGATAGATCCCACACCAGTACAAGTAAACGCAAGGGAGTTCGAGCATACGCTTAAGAGAGCAGGCAGAACATCCCTAATTGACCTACAGATAGACGACTCGCAGACAGTGAAGGTATTCATACAGGACGTACAAGTCCATCCGGTAAAGCTTAATATTCTCCATGCTGACTTCCATGCGGTCAACTTGGAGGAGGAGATCGAGACCGAGGTACCGATAGTACTGGTTGGTGAACCGGCTGCTATACGCAACAACATTGGAGTCTTACAGAGAGGTTTGGAGTCACTTACCGTCAGAGCAAAACCTGCGGATATACCTCATGAAATAGAGATAAATGTAGAGGACCTAGCAGAAATAGATCAGACCATATATGTGGCCGACATTAAACCCTCTGGAAACTACAAGATAACCTCAGACCCAGAGGAAATGGTAGTGAAGATAGTACCAGTGCAGCTGGAGCCTGAAGAGGTAACCGAAGAGGCCGAGGAAGAAGAACAGGAACAGGAATAG
- a CDS encoding KH domain-containing protein, translating into MIEELVEYVAKSLADNPNVVQVTKTSKPRGVTYTLFLDPNDMGRVIGRNGRVAKAIRTLVSIAATREGIKAELEIRESGKA; encoded by the coding sequence GTGATAGAGGAGCTTGTAGAGTATGTAGCCAAGTCTTTGGCTGATAATCCTAATGTGGTTCAGGTCACTAAGACCTCTAAGCCCAGGGGAGTAACTTATACGCTCTTCCTGGATCCTAATGATATGGGTAGGGTAATAGGTCGCAACGGTAGAGTTGCTAAGGCTATACGCACTCTTGTATCCATTGCTGCTACCCGCGAGGGTATAAAGGCAGAGTTGGAAATACGTGAGTCTGGCAAGGCTTAG
- the radC gene encoding RadC family protein: MSTDGYTSFTLKETPETDRPRERLKALGPSYLSDAELLAIILRVGIKGENVIDLARRLLAQNQGITGLASIDFNSLASQRGVGEAKACQIKAALELGRRYLKEMPEQRRRITSPEDIADLLMLEMGHLEQEHLRVVQLNTKNQILAITEVYKGGLNSALIRPADVFKPAVRNNAASIILAHNHPSGDPTPSSEDVRTTESLIEAGKLLDIEVLDHIIVGRNSYTSMRRRHLGFR, encoded by the coding sequence ATGAGCACAGACGGTTACACCAGTTTCACTCTCAAGGAAACTCCGGAGACTGACAGACCTAGAGAAAGACTGAAGGCTCTGGGACCATCCTATCTAAGTGATGCTGAACTTTTAGCCATAATACTCAGGGTGGGAATAAAGGGAGAAAACGTCATCGACCTTGCCAGGAGGCTACTAGCTCAGAACCAGGGTATCACTGGGCTAGCTTCGATTGACTTTAACTCTCTAGCTTCTCAGAGGGGAGTAGGGGAAGCTAAAGCCTGTCAGATCAAGGCAGCATTAGAGCTAGGAAGGCGCTATCTAAAGGAAATGCCCGAGCAGAGGAGAAGAATAACTTCGCCGGAAGACATAGCAGATCTGCTTATGTTAGAGATGGGGCATCTTGAACAGGAACATCTAAGAGTAGTACAGCTAAATACCAAGAATCAAATATTAGCTATAACTGAGGTCTACAAGGGAGGCTTGAATTCGGCACTAATAAGACCGGCAGACGTATTCAAACCTGCAGTACGCAACAACGCTGCGAGCATTATTCTAGCCCACAATCATCCGTCGGGAGATCCAACTCCTAGCTCTGAGGACGTAAGGACTACTGAATCACTGATCGAAGCGGGTAAGCTACTGGATATAGAAGTGCTTGATCACATAATCGTAGGCCGTAATAGCTACACATCAATGAGGAGAAGACACCTAGGATTCAGGTAA
- a CDS encoding LysM peptidoglycan-binding domain-containing protein, producing MKRIKLSLLVVIFLFAFAAACSELQVSVPPNSTPAVVISVSTPEGAGATPTPLRIATKEYVIKPGETLTEIASRYGLTVEELAALNGIDNPNTIRAGQVIKVPVRPLNK from the coding sequence ATGAAAAGGATCAAGCTCTCTCTGTTAGTAGTTATATTCTTATTTGCTTTTGCTGCAGCTTGTTCTGAGCTGCAGGTATCTGTGCCCCCTAATTCTACTCCTGCAGTGGTGATTTCTGTCTCCACTCCTGAAGGTGCGGGGGCAACGCCCACACCGCTTCGGATTGCCACTAAAGAGTACGTCATTAAACCTGGTGAGACTCTTACAGAGATAGCTAGCCGCTACGGACTAACCGTAGAGGAGTTAGCCGCCTTAAATGGCATAGACAACCCTAATACCATAAGGGCTGGCCAGGTTATTAAGGTGCCGGTAAGACCCCTGAATAAATAA